CATGGTAGTGCATATTTGTCCACaccactctctcaattcatctcacTGTCTGCTTCCCCCGATGTGTCCACATGcccgttctctacatctgtgtctccattcttgccctgcaaatagatagaagtttttaatattaacaaggttcagcttattattttctttcatggactgtgcttttggtgttgagCCTAAAATCTCATTACCAAACTTATGTTTTGCCCCCATGTTATCTTCTAGATTTTCTTTCCTATTGCATATGGCATGTAGAATCCTAGTAcctgaccagcgatcaaacctctTCCCCCAGCAGTGCAAGTGttgagtcttaaacactggactgccagggatgtccctgcaatttcttttaaattgtgaGTTTTTCATTCAGGTCTGTGATTCCCTTTGAGTTAATTATTTTGAAAGGTTTAGAGTTTGTATGTGGATTCATTTTTCTTAGATATGGATGTCTAGTTATCCCAGGACTGTAAGTTTAAAAGACTGTCATTTtccattgaattgcctttgcGCCTTTGTTAAAAGTCGGTTGAGTGTTTGGGGTGTCTGTTTCTAGATTTTCTGTTCTGTGCCATTGATCTGTCTATTGTTCTGTTAATAGCATACAGTCTTGAGTATTGTAGCTTTAAAGCAAGTTTTGAAATCCCGTAATATCAATTCTCTAACTTTGACCTTTCATATTGACTTCAGTGGGTATTATGGATCATTTCATTTTTGATGTAAAATTTAAGTTGGTGGCTGCTATCTACAAGCTATCTTGCTGGAATTTTAAACAGAATTGCATTAAGTATCTAGGTTAAGTTGGAAATAAGTGACATCTCAACAATACAGCATCTCCCTATCTATGAACATGGTGTGTCTACTTATatagatcttctttaatttttttcagtgcaGTTTATGAGTTTTACTCATGTAAatcttatacatatttttgaagaattatttctaatatattttggTGCTAATGTGAATGGTATTAGGTTTTTATTTGcaatttccatctctttattgGAAAAGAATTGACTATTATGTATTAACCTTATTAATGTATTAATTATATAGTAGTTATATATTGATAATATATTAACCTTATTAACATATAGTCCTGGCTTACTAATGCCAggagttttcttattgttgatgaTTATAATTCCATTTTTCCCTTCCAAATATCTGTATCTTTTGCTTCCTTCTCTTATCTCACTGCATTGGCTAGGACTTTCACTACAGTGTTGAATAGGCATGGTGAGAAGGGATATCCTCGCCTTCTTCCTCACCTTAGTGTGACAGCATCTGTCTTCTCACTATAAAGTATGATGTTTTACCTGTAGTTTCAGATGTTGTATACGAAACTGAGGAAATGCCTGTCTGTATCTAGTTTGCTGAGATTTTTTATGATGAATGGGTGTTGGATTTTATCAGATGattttttccttcatctgttgATCTCATCTTGTGATTATTTTCCTTAGACTATTGTTATTATGATTTGTGATTACCGATTTTCAAATGTTGCACATCTAAAATGCATCCTACTTAGCTATAGTATGTAATTCCTTCTATGAATTGTTaggtttcttttcttatattttgttggGGATTTTGCTTCTATGTTCATGAGAGGCATTTgtgttcaatttttttctcttaatttcatctgattttgatattcGAGTGTAATACTCACCTCACAGAAAAGGAATTAGGAGGTGTTccttttgcttctattttctgggagagattgtagagaattgttatcatttcttccttaaatttttgttagaattcaTCAGTGGAAACATCTGGGTCTGTTAGTGTCTTTATTGGAAGCTTATTAGTTATAGATTAATTCTCTTTAATAGATACAGACCAATTCAGagtatctatttttctttgtgaaagtGGTGCTAAGTTATACCTTCAAGCAGTTTCTCAATGGAACCTTTCCTTTTTGTAGGCACAGAGTTGTTTATAATATTCACTCATTATCCTTTTAAAGTCTATGGAATCAGTAGTAATGGCCCCTCCTTCATTTCTACTATTAGTAATgtaatttgtgttttttctctttgttcttctttagcCTGGGGagaattttatgttctttttatcttttatctttaaagaaacttctttgggttttgtttttttctgcattGCCTTCCTTTTTTCAGTGTCATTGGTTTCCACTTTGATTTattcttcctctgctttttcttttctttaacaggtTTACTAGTATAGAAGCTTAAGTTATTAATTGTAGGTTTTTTTGTTATAGGCACTCAATACTGTGTATACCTCTTTACTGATTTTGCTGTTATCATACACCTTCTGATAagttgtaattttgttttcattttgtaaaaatattttaaactttctcaTTAGATTTTATCTTTGGCCCATGTGTTATTTAGATGTTTATTGTTTAGTCTgcaaattatctttaattttcctgCTGACTTTTTGTTATCAATTTCTAGTTTATTTCCATCACACTTTTCTTGTAATCatgagggttttttctttttcttttttttttttttttggtctttgttttAAATAGACAGTCTCAATAAAGGAAGATGAGGGGCTTATGTCAGATGTTGGCTGGAACTGATTCCTTTGGCAGCCTTGAAATTTTCTAAACAGGAACTCAGGGGTAGCTGAATTGTCCTAGAACGTGGCCTTGGGTTGCTGCTAGAAACCATGCTAGAGGTCAGTCAAGGTTCTTAATGTAAATGTTTGGACAGAGTTGTTCATGCCAATAGTTTTTGCAGTTCTCTGTTCCTAAGCTCAGCTTGCAGTTCCAGGACACATTGCCCTTTTTATAGGTAAAGTCTGCTTGAGATCCCCAGAAGGGAGGTGATCGCCCACAGTGTAAGGTTGGGGTGTGGTGAGTTATGCCAAAAATCTAGAGAAGGATGCAGACTCCCCCAGTTTTGGCCCCTGATGCAGTTCTGGTCCGGGAACCACACTGGGATTAAGAATGTGTGGGAGGGAATTGGGCTCGAGGACTTACAGAAAAGAAACTCACCCAGTCAAGTCCGTGATTATTTGTCCAGTCTTAATTTGAACATCATGCAGTCTTCTCGGTTAAACTTCTCACCTCAAAATGGGTAGAGCCATAGAGGAAATGACAAAGACTGAGAGGAGAAAAGTCTTGGCCTCAGTGGGCGCCTTCATCATTGGAAATTCTGTGTCTTCCAGGCCTAAGACAGTGTCAGCTGCCACCCAAGTGTTATTTGGGTATGCACAGCCTGGGGGTACTCCTTGCAGCTCTTAATTGAGGGGAGCCATGACACAGTGGGCTGACCCAGATCTTGCCCTGTGGGtcatggaaaaagaacaaagcagagagTGACAGCAAGCAAATTTTCATGGGAGAGATAGAGCAAAAGTCAGGGGTCTCCAGCCAGCAGTTTGGGCAAGACAACTGCAGTTCACCGTGGCAACAATCCTAGTTATGGTACCAAATATGTCACGGTGAAAAGAGATTTCCTCAGTGCTTGCTCTTGCAAAGAAAGGGAAGGACTCTGGACTAGAGCACATCAGGGGACTTGTCTGATGAAGGTCACTTTATCAGTCTTGTGAACTTGAGAAGACTGCAAGTTATCCATCTATAAATGGAGTCTGCTAAATCCTATCCTGCATGAATGCTGGAATGCATGTACTACATATAAAGCAGAGTCATACTGATTAAGAAACACTGGTCTTTAATTTAACAGAAGTTATGATTATTATGAACCTCCAAAATACCACCTTCCTATCTGCGGTTATTTTTATCCAGTGGATAGCACAGACTATGCAGTGCACTGGgacaaaagaaatgaatattcttAAATGAGCCAAATTaaggcaaaatatatatattttttaaccaaaaaaaaaagaggttagaGAAAATAAGGCATGCTACAAATTAACagctttttcctttatatttgctTAATTGCTTCTTGGTTTCTCAATAATTTCTGTGGTCACATTTCACATTACCATGAAAATCTCTCTTTCAGCGACATATTACCTACTTCCAGATCATAAAGACAATACAGATGGTTCAtgaatttcttttcagttcatttcagttcagttcagtcactcagtcgtgtaccactctttgagactccatgaatcgaagcacgccaggcctccctgtccatcaccaactcccggagttcactgagactcacgtcgatcgagtcagtgatgccatccagccatctcatcctctgtcatccctttctcctcctgcccccaatccctcccagcatcagagtcttttccagtgagtcaactcttcgcgtgaggtggccaaagtactggagtttcagctttagcatcattccttccaaagaaatcccaggtctgatctccttcagaatggactggttggatctccatgcagtcctagggactctcaagagtcttctccaacaccacagttcaaaagcatcagttcttcagcgctcagctttcttcacagtccaactctcacatccatacatgaccactggaaaaaccgtagccttgactagatggacctttgttggcaaagtaatgtctctggttttcaatatgctatcttggttggtcataacttttcttccaaagagtaagtgtcttttaatttcatggctgctagtcaccatctgcagtgattttggagcccagaaaaataaagtctgacactgtttccactgtttccccatctatttcccatgaagtgatgggaccagatgccatgatcttcgttttctgaatgttcagttttaagccaacttattcactctcctctttcaccttcagcaagaggctttttagttcctcttcactttctgccatcagggtggtgtcatctgcatatctcaggttattgatatttctcccggcagtcttgattccagcttgtgcttcttccagcccagcgtttctcatgatgtactctgcatataagttaataggtaaataagcagggtgacaatatacagccttgacgtactccttttcctatttggaaccagtctgttgttccatgtccagttctaacgcttgcttcctgacctgcatacaaatttctcaagaggcatgtcaggtttCTTTTACATCTACCAAAACTGTAACTTGAAAATCCtaaaacagcaataaataaaactggaatatCATTACCAAGTCAGTATTCTAAAGAAATGGAATCTTgtagaagtaaaaatatttgataaaaatgaaatagataataTGCAGAAGTTACTAgtttaaatcaggaagaaaatagAGATCTAAACTTGGTTTTCTCGACCCCTACTAACCTGCATTATCTAGGAGCTTGACTACCCTTTGAGAAAATTCTGTTCCAGTGTCATCTTACCTTGTTTAGATGGTGAACAACATATTCAATATGTTCAGTGTGTTTTACATATACCCAACCTGTGGctttcaaaactttaaaacagcAAACAGTGTGATTTATATGATTAATCCATTTGTATTCTGAAGCACAAGAAACCTTATGAAAAgtaattaacatttgaaaatactgAACTCCTCCCTCATCTCCTTAATCTAATTTAATCAACTTTCACTAGATATTTCTCCTATGGataaaggaaaaatgatatatatttttaaaaatgagttgcaCTTAAACTCCCTTACTACATAAAACACTAAAGAACATACCAGTTTTGTTCCCTCCACCCTAGTACTCTCTACTGTTTAGGATCTTGACAGCTCTGTTCCaaaacaaaagggaagaaagtGTGTGGGCCTCCCTCCCTAGATGTGGGAGGAGCTGTAGGACTTGGCCCTGGAAGGGGCACTGGCTTCAGCCGTTGTTGGAGCCCTGGCCACACCTCTCAGCCCTGCTCTCTCCGCCTGATTTCTCAGACCCTTGTCACAGAGGTCTGGGAAGGAAATTGGGAGGGTATCGTGGATCTTGGCCTACACCTCCAACACCTTCATCTTATTGGTCTGAACACAGGCTCTCGGGCCCCATAGGAACTCGTAGTGTGGAGGATTGCCACTGGGCACCTGTCCGTACTTCAGGTACTTTTTCTGTACCAGATCTTTGGTGATGAGCCTTCTGGACTCCCCAAAGATCCAATGCCTCCTCCCCATATAGACCCCCAACACACTGAGCCTTTCCCAGACCTCCTACCCGGTAGCTCGGTTACCCTTCATGAAGATAATGCCCAGGAGCACCATGAGAAAACCAGACTTGGGCAGACCCCACTCATCACTCAGACCTTCATCGCCCCCGAGGTTGAGCTTGTTGATGCGGGCATAGATGTTCCTGCTACAGTCGACTTCTGTCAGCTCCAGGCAAAATACCAGCTCCATGTGCTTACAGGCTCTCCTGAGGAACTCAGGGAAGTGCTGCCTATACTTGCTGCCAACGACCTTCAGCAGGGCGTGCTGGGAGATGGGTTCCTTCCTGGTGTACTTCTCCAGCAGGAATTCCACCAGCATGCTGGCCTTACTGGTCAGAGGATCTATGGGAGGGCTCTGAGTGGCAGGGCCTGCCTGGGAGGCACATGCACTTTCCTCCTCTGGGCCCTGGGCACCTTCATCACATCCTGAGCAGGAAGGCCCTGCATCAAGAGAGCTAGAGGCCATGGCTCCCTGAAGCTCCTGGTGATCTCCAATAgcaggggagcttgggggagaaccCTGAGGGACAGAcaagggggaggaggggcactCCTCTTTGGGGGCTGCAACAGCACTGGTCTGGGCTTCCTGGGGACACTGAGTGTCCCCCTGGACCTGGTGGCATTTCACACGGGCATGATACTTGTTTTTGTGCCTCCGAGGCATGGTGACACAGGTTATGGATCACAGGCACATGTGGGCAGGGTGGCAGGCAAGGAGGGCACCTAGAGGAAGGACAAGCAGATGTTGTGAGCAACTGCAGTGAGGAGATTCCTCCCTGGCTTGAACCAAAGCTGCCTCTGAGCAGTCCTTGAGCCCAGTGCTCTAGgacccacaagtctgttctcctgGTGATCCCCTCCCTTGAGACGACTGAGTAGAAAATGAGAGTGATCGCTGGGGCACAGCCAGACAGCCCTGCCTCGGTGTTAAGAGGGAGGCCTGTGGGAGCTGGCAGGGGAGGCAGTCCTTTCAATTCACATTTCAGAGTCATGAGGAAACCTAGGGCAAGACTCCCTCAtatcccccccccccgcccccaaacccACCCACCCTGTTCCCTCTCTTGCTTTGAAGTTGACGCTGCCACCTTCCCTGTCACCCCAGATGATGAGAGGAGGGAATGTTCAGGCCCCCAATGAAGGGAGCCGGGACCCGCCCTTCTGCTGTCTCGAAGCTGCCCGTTCACAACCAAGCTGCAACCTCCCCTGACAGACCACCGCCCCCGTCCCCATGTTTGGCTGGGAGGAAGTGCTGGCCACAGGGGAGGGTCCTGAGTCGGCTGTGTGATGCGGAAGATGGTCATTACCCTGACTCCACCCGAGCCCTGACATCCTCCCTCTGCTGACCTGCTGCCAGCCCTTCAGAACGAGGTCCCATCTTCCCCGAGTGTCCTGTGTTGGTGATTGCAGTCAGGGAGCCCTCAGCCTTTAGAACTCCCCAGATGCTGACTGGTTGCTCCTCGGCCAAGTCACGCTGGGTAAAGGGTTAGGTGTGGCCAATCTGGGGTGTTGAGAAACTCAGTCCCCCTGCAGATCCCTCCTTCATTCCACAGAATCCTGGACTTCCCTCTACTGAACAGAGCCAGGGTCCACCAACCCTGCACCCAGATCCACCACCCCCAGATCCAGGCATTTCTTACAGAGACCCCACGTGTGAAGTCAATGGACTTGGGACCTAAGAGCCAGGCCCTAGCCTCTGGGCTGAGAGCAGGGTTGGCTGGGGCTGTGTGGCCCCCTTTCTTGGAGGGAAAATGGATTGGGGGTTCCGGGGTATATCCCTGCACTGGTAACTCATGTCACCTCACACATTTACACCTGATTGAAACTTGGACCTCCTCCCTCTGGTCACCATGTACTGCAGCTCCCAGAGATAGCAATACTATCAAAGATGGTGTAGTACCCCCAGTGTGATTAGGGGGATGTCACTTCCTATCATGTGCATCTGGGCTCCAGGAGGACAGCAAGGGTGGGACCTGGGTGAGGGGGGGTGGGTTCTGGGGGAGCTTCCTGCTGGATGAGATGTGGTCCTTTCATTGACTGTTAAGGGGTCCCTGTGCTGAGCTCAGTGAACTGGCCTCATCCCTTCATACTCACTTCTGTCTGCACACCCAGCAGGAAGTATTTGTGAGCCCAAACCTAACAGCCATCCTGGAGCCCCTGAGACCAACAGTGAGGCCTCTCTTGGGTTCCCTCTTCTGTGGTGAGTGatgctcttttctctttccatattTTCCTTGACCCGTGTAGGTGCTGGGCTACATCCCATCTGCTGACCTGAGGCTAAGGCCTCACATTGAAGACATCAGCTCCTGAGACCCCTGGTATGAAGTGCATGTACATCTCACCTGGACACTTATATACCTGAGACTTCCTGGAAATTCCTGCAGGAGGTGAGAAATCTGTGGGTTTCAGTGTTCCCAGTTAGGGAACTTGCATCGAGTTCTAGGAATCCTGGAATCCTTTCCTTTTCTAACTTCAGACCCCTAACTGCACCAGGGTCCTCAAGAACCCATGGAGAAATAGAGGCAACTCCTTAGACTGACAGCTCTCCGTGGGTTCTTTCTTCACTGATACCAGTGTCATTAATGAAATTTTCTGATATGAAATTTTGTCCTTGTGTGCAATTACTGTGTTACTTGCTAttctattttgatatttttctttatattttgacaaatgtatactgttttatttatatatatatatatataaatatatatatatatatatattacagtgTTTTTGATATTTGCATACATTGTGAAATTAGTGCCAGGATCTAACTACGTAACTTAAATCCTCCCATAGTTAccatatttttgtgtatgttgagaACTCCCATCATTTTTAACTAGGTAAATGATCCTAGGAGGactttatgctaaatgaaatgtcagacacagagagacaagTATTAACGAtctaacttatatgtagaatctaaaaaacaaagttGAATTCCTAATAATAGAGAATAAAACAGTGGTTACCGGAGGCTGAGGGGTTAGTGAGTAGGGGTATACTGGTCAAGGGGTACAACTTTCAGtcataagatgaataagttctggaaatcaactgtacagcatggtgacagCAGTTagttataatgtattatatatttgaaatttgcttAAAGAGTAGAGCTCAAGTGTTCTTACTATTCTGATTCATGCTTTATAGTCTTTTTAAGAGAACCATTAAAAAAAGCCCCATCCTCACCAATGAAAGAAGATTCAGGTGGTTTTTAGGACAATCTCTGGACTCATATTGTCTCAACAAACCAACCTTTGGCGCTGTCCTGATATCACCCCATTGTCCTGGCATAACCCAATAGTCCTGGCATACAGGCTCTGAGATGCTGCCTGAAGTTCCCTTAAGTGCTATGAGGCAGTATAAATTCGTTTACTCAGGACACAACAAAAGATACAAGGGCCAAACTTTAAAACCTTTCCTTCAACTGATCCTTGTCTTACCTAGACCTCTCTTACTTGCCCTCACACAAGCACTTAACAGTACAGACTTGTtatcctcagttttctttttatcctcAGGTTTCTCACTATTGTTTCACTCTTATTGTTGATATCATTTGATTTATTCCTTCTTTAGTTTTTCCAGGGTTGATTTGGGGCACAGGAGATAGCACCCCGAGTTTGATTGTCATCTTGGAAGCTACATGTACAGCACTACAACTGTAAATAAGTTAGGGAGAACTGATATCTTTGCAGTATTCTGTTCCcctgaataaaaatattatagtGCTCTATTCAGgacatttttttctctatcagTAAATGTTTGTAGTTACTTCCATAAAGATCTTCTacaattttattagttttcattttcgttgttgttggtcagtcactaagtcatgtctggctcttttgtgaccccatggactgtagtcctccaggcccctctgtccatgaagttttccaggcaagcgcgctggagtgggttgccatttccttctccaggggatcttcctgacccagataccgaacctgcatctcctgcattggcaggtggattcaccgagccaccagggaagcacttaatttcaggtatattttagatattgttGCTGCTGTGAATGGTATTGATTAGCTATCAATTTTGTGTGACCAGGCTGCTGATTTTGCTGTATGATTTTCAACATGCTAGAGTTTTTATGCTCCTTATATATTGAAATATCATGTTTGCCTATTAGTTTAGGCATTTTACTTACAAAATCATCTcggtattataattttttaatgattttatttattatttatttgttttaattttgactatgctgggtctttgttgctgtgcgggcttttctctagttgcggcaagaggggctcctctctagttgcagtgcaggagcttctcattgtggtggcttcccttttgtggagcacgggctctagggcacttgggctttagtagttgctgAATGTCAGCTCAATatttgtggttcccaggctctggagtacaggctcaatagttgtggcccttgggcttagttgtccagtgacatgtgggatcttcctggaccaggggtcaaacccatgtctccttcattagcaggtggattctttaccatggaatcacagggaagcccatcttggtattattattatgttctttttcattattcatATTGTGGTACCATACCTTTGTGTATTTTTCCAGACTTTATTTGGAATGTTTCTAATATTTCACATTTATGTATA
The nucleotide sequence above comes from Bos javanicus breed banteng chromosome X, ARS-OSU_banteng_1.0, whole genome shotgun sequence. Encoded proteins:
- the LOC133242696 gene encoding melanoma-associated antigen B1-like; this translates as MPRRHKNKYHARVKCHQVQGDTQCPQEAQTSAVAAPKEECPSSPLSVPQGSPPSSPAIGDHQELQGAMASSSLDAGPSCSGCDEGAQGPEEESACASQAGPATQSPPIDPLTSKASMLVEFLLEKYTRKEPISQHALLKVVGSKYRQHFPEFLRRACKHMELVFCLELTEVDCSRNIYARINKLNLGGDEGLSDEWGLPKSGFLMVLLGIIFMKGNRATG